The Deinococcus aquiradiocola genome segment CACCACGTCCCCCGCCCGCCGGATGTCGCGCGCCTGCAGCGCCTCGTACAGCGCCCGGTACACGCCGCGCGGCAGGCCCGGCACGTACAGCATCAGCTGATCGTGCACCAGCGCCACGAACGGCCCCGGCAACGCCCGGTAGTACTTGCGGTACCCGCCGGGATTCCAGCTGCTCAGCAGGTACAGGTCGAACCCCGGCGGTAACTCGCTCACCGAGCCGTACACGTGCACCACCACGCCCAGCGCCTTCAACTGCTCACGCAGCCCACGGTTGCCTTCCAGGTCCGGCAGGGCCACCTCGGCATGCACGCCCCGTTCACGGAGCGGCGGGATGAGTTCCCGCATGTACACCTCGCTCCCCCCGACCGCCGGAGCGTCCGTCACGAACAGCACCTTCAGAGGCGGGCCGCTCACTTCTCGCGGATGCTCCAGCCCTGGGCGCGCACCTGCGCCATGACGTGCGCCATGACCGGGTCCACCTCGGCGTCCGTCAGGGTCCGCTCGCCCCGGAACGTCAGGCGCACCGCGACGCTCCGCTGCCCCGCCGCGACCGAATCGCCCACGTACACGTCGAAGGGTTGCGTGCTCTCCAGCAGCGGGCCCGCCTCGCGGCGCAGCAGGGCCGCCACCTCCGCGTAACTCACGTCCTGAGGCGCGATCACCGCCAGGTCACGCCAAGCGGCCGGCGCGCGGCTCGGGTCGCGGAACGCCCACGCCCGCCCGGGCAGCGGCAACGTCACCTCCAGCAGGAACGTGTCGCCCTTCAGGCCGAACGCCGCGGCGATCTCCGGGTGCAGCGCCCCCAGCCACCCGCACGCCACGCCGTTCCACACGACCTCGCCCGCGATGCCGGGATGCAGGCCCGCCGGGACCGCGTCGCCACGAAGCTGACGCACCTCCAGTGCCGCGCCCAGCGTGCCCGCCAGGGCCGACACCAGCCCCGCGAACGCCGCGTACCCGCCCGCCACGCCCGGCTGCCACCCGCCCGGCGCGAGCGGCCCGCGCATCAGGAGCCCCAGGCGTTCCGTCTCGCCGCTCTGCGGGAACACGTGCCCCACCTCGAAGATCAGGAGCCGCTCCCCCTTGCCCGCCTGCCCCGCCGCGCGCAGCAGGCTGGGGAAGAGCGCCGTGCGCAGGCCCGTGCGTTCCGCCGTCATGGGGTTCCGCAGGCGCACGTTCGGGCGCTCCGTGCGCGCCGACAGCGCCTCCTCGTCCGACGTGAACGTGTACGTCACGACCTCCTGGAAGCCCAGGCCCGCCACGGCGCGCTTCAGGTCGCGCCGCGCGCGACTCGCCTCGTCCGCGCCCACGTTGTCCGCGTGCGTCTGCACGGTCGGCAGCGTCTCCGGCAGCGCCGCGTACCCGTGCAGGCGCGCCACCTCCTCCACGAGGTCCTCCGGGCCGTTCATGTCCACCCGCCAGGACGGCGGCGTGACCGTGAGCGCGTCCCCGTCCCGCACCACCACGCACCCCAGCCGCGTCAGGATGTCCGCCATCTCGTCCGCCGCGATCTCCATGCCCAGCAGGCGACGCGCGTACCCGGCGTCCAGCGCGATCACGCCCGGCACTTCCGGCGTGCCCGCCTGCGTCGCGCCCGGATGCACCACGCCGCCCAGCTCGCCCAGCAGGCCCGCGATCCGGTCCGCGGCGCGCGCCGGGAGCAGCGGGTCCGTGCCGCGCTCGTACCGGAACACCGCGTCCGTCTTCAGGCCCAGCCGCGTGCTCGTGCGCCTCAGCAGCACCGGATCGAAGTGCGCCGACTCGATCACCACGTCCGACGTGTCCGCCCGCACCGACCCGTGCAGCGCACCCACGATCCCCGCGACGCCCAGCACCGCTTCCCCCGCCTGCACCTCACCGGCCGCCGCGAACGCGTCCGTCACGCTCGGCACGCCCACCTCGCGCCCGTCCATGATCAGCAGGTCCTCCGCGCCGACCGTGTGCACGCCGCCCAGCAGGTCCGTCACCGACTCCCCCTGCCGCAACCCGAACCCCACCAGAATGCGGTCGTTGATCACGTCACGCCGGTCGTACAGCGCCGTCGGCTGGCCCAGCTCGAACATCACGTAGTTCGACACGTCCACGACGGCGTTCACCGTGCGCGACCCGCACAGCGACAGGCGACGCTGCACCCACAGCGGCGACGGACCGTTCCGGACGCCGTTCACGGTCCGCGCCACGAAGTTGTCGCAGCCCACCCGGAACTTCCGCGACGGGTCACGCTCGATGCTCAGGCCCCTGCTCGGCAGGCTGATCTCGATCTCACCCCTGCCGGTGGCGGCCGGACCGGCCGGAGGCTGCACCAGCTCCAGCCGCAGCGCCGCCGCCAGATCACGGCTCAACCCCAGCACGCTCAGCACGTCCGCGCGGTTCGGCGTGACCTCGATGTCCAGCACCGTGTCCGCCGCCCACAGGGTGTGCATCGGCGTGCCGGGCGCCGCCGTGCCCGCCGGGAACAGCATCAGGCCCGCCGCGCTCTCGCCCAGCCCCAGCTCCTTCGCGCTGGCCGCCATGCCCCAGCTCTCCACGCCCTGCAGGCTCCGCACGCCGTACTCCATGCCGCCCAGCGTCGTGCCCGGCGTCACCAGGGCCAGCATCGTGCCCGCAGGCAGACCCACCGCGTTCGGCGCGCCGCTGGCAATGGTCCTCGGGCCGCCCGCACCCGTGTCCAGCTCCAGCCGGGTGAGCTGCGTGCCCTCGATGGGCGCGGCCTGCGTCACGGTCACGAGCAGCACCCCCTCAGGCGGGGCGGCCACCTCCTCCACGCCCTCCAGCGGCGTGCCCAGACTGGCGAAGATCGGTTCCAGTTCGGTGACCGGAGGAAGCTGCGGGACGAGTTCTTTCAACCAGGAATAGGGAAGTTTCATGTCATGACCTCTGTCGTGCGGGTGGCGGTCGGACGACCCCTCACCCTGATCCTCTCCCCAGTGGAGAGGAAGAAAAAAGCTCCGGCGCTCGCCCGTCTCCTCAGGAGGAGCGTGAAGGTGAGGCGGAACCCGCCGCCTCGCGCACCCGTTCCCACGCCTGCCCGGGCAGCAGACTCACCGCGTGCAGCCGCGAGCGGCACCCACTGCGGGCGATGGCCGTCGTCCTCGCTGCCGCCTGCTCCTCGACCATCTCCGGGACGCACCCGGAGGGGCCGTTCAGAAGGACGGCGTCGGCAGGGACGCTCACCCCAGTTCACCCCGGAACTGTCCCAGGACCTTCATGTCGTTGGCGTAGAAGTAGCGGATGTCGGGAATGCCGTACTTGAGCATGGCGATGCGCTCCGGCCCCAGCCCGAACGCGAAGCCGGTCTTGCCCTCGTAGATGCGTTCCCTCCCGGCCGCTTCGCGCAGGTCGTCGACAGCACGGAAGACGTTGGGGTGCACCATGCCGCACCCGCCGAGTTCCAGCCATTTGCTCTCGCCGCGCGGGTTCTCCCACCACACGGAGAAGTCCGCGCCGGGCTCGGTGAAGGGGTAGTAGCTGGGCTGGAAGCGGACCTTGGAGTTCGGTCCGAACAGGCCGCGCGCCATTTCGGCGATGGTGCCTTTCAGGTCGGCCATGCTGATGTTGTCGCCCACCACGAGACCTTCGAGCTGGTGGAACATGCTTTCGTGCGTGGCGTCGGTCGCTTCGTAGCGGTAGACCTTGCCGGGCACGACGATCTTGAGGGGCGCGGAGTGCGTGGCCATGTAGCGGACCTGCATGGGGCTGGTGTGGGTGCGGAGCAGGCGGCCGTCTTCGAGCCAGAAGGTGTCCCACAGGTCGCGGGCGGGGTGGTACCAGGGGATGTTGAGGGCGTCGAAGTTGTGGTGGTCGTCTTCGACCTCGTTGCCTTCGATGACGGCGTAGCCCATGCGTTCGTAGATGCCGGTGAGGTCGTCGAGGATGCGGGTGATGAGGTGCAGGCCGCCGCTGGGGAGGCTGAGGCCGGGGAGGGTCACGTC includes the following:
- a CDS encoding phenylalanine--tRNA ligase subunit beta; the protein is MKLPYSWLKELVPQLPPVTELEPIFASLGTPLEGVEEVAAPPEGVLLVTVTQAAPIEGTQLTRLELDTGAGGPRTIASGAPNAVGLPAGTMLALVTPGTTLGGMEYGVRSLQGVESWGMAASAKELGLGESAAGLMLFPAGTAAPGTPMHTLWAADTVLDIEVTPNRADVLSVLGLSRDLAAALRLELVQPPAGPAATGRGEIEISLPSRGLSIERDPSRKFRVGCDNFVARTVNGVRNGPSPLWVQRRLSLCGSRTVNAVVDVSNYVMFELGQPTALYDRRDVINDRILVGFGLRQGESVTDLLGGVHTVGAEDLLIMDGREVGVPSVTDAFAAAGEVQAGEAVLGVAGIVGALHGSVRADTSDVVIESAHFDPVLLRRTSTRLGLKTDAVFRYERGTDPLLPARAADRIAGLLGELGGVVHPGATQAGTPEVPGVIALDAGYARRLLGMEIAADEMADILTRLGCVVVRDGDALTVTPPSWRVDMNGPEDLVEEVARLHGYAALPETLPTVQTHADNVGADEASRARRDLKRAVAGLGFQEVVTYTFTSDEEALSARTERPNVRLRNPMTAERTGLRTALFPSLLRAAGQAGKGERLLIFEVGHVFPQSGETERLGLLMRGPLAPGGWQPGVAGGYAAFAGLVSALAGTLGAALEVRQLRGDAVPAGLHPGIAGEVVWNGVACGWLGALHPEIAAAFGLKGDTFLLEVTLPLPGRAWAFRDPSRAPAAWRDLAVIAPQDVSYAEVAALLRREAGPLLESTQPFDVYVGDSVAAGQRSVAVRLTFRGERTLTDAEVDPVMAHVMAQVRAQGWSIREK
- the pheS gene encoding phenylalanine--tRNA ligase subunit alpha, encoding MQHEALDAIRAASTLDALQAAKTRYVGKSGLVTRELGTLGKLPPEERRTRGAEINAVRAAIETALTERETTLKREALDARLASEAIDVTLPGLSLPSGGLHLITRILDDLTGIYERMGYAVIEGNEVEDDHHNFDALNIPWYHPARDLWDTFWLEDGRLLRTHTSPMQVRYMATHSAPLKIVVPGKVYRYEATDATHESMFHQLEGLVVGDNISMADLKGTIAEMARGLFGPNSKVRFQPSYYPFTEPGADFSVWWENPRGESKWLELGGCGMVHPNVFRAVDDLREAAGRERIYEGKTGFAFGLGPERIAMLKYGIPDIRYFYANDMKVLGQFRGELG